GTGAACAGTTGTGGCGCAATGGCAATGCTACTTCTATGTCACCGATGTTTGGTCTGTTTATCCGGGGTTTATTCCAGAGGGAGACCAGATCGTGAGCAAAACCTATATGGCCCGAGTTGAGTCAGAGAACACGCGCTTACGGCACTACCTAGCACGCCTACACCGTAAGACACTGTGCTATTCCAAGTCCGAGCAAATGCTGAGATGCTCAATCCGTTTGTTACTTCATTACCTCAAATTTTGGGATGTACCCGTTCCCATGTAAATTCATACCTTAATTCAGCAACGCCGCCAGCCTCTGTCGTCAATCCTATCGAACAAGTCTGGCAGTACTTGAAAAAGCGGTTGCGCTGGCAACGGCCTTGTAACCTGGATGCGTTACGGGTTCTGATTCGCGTTCGCTTGCTGGAACTCACTCCTGCTATCGTTGCCTCTATCATCGGCAGAAGGTCTATTTTGGACGCTATATCTGTAGCTGGTATTGAAGGAATTGGTATAGTCCCTCTCCTAAGAAACAAAAAACAGGGACAAGGCTCGAAATCTCCTCCCTGCCATGTTTTTATGCTTTGGGCGATCGTCAAATGGGAGCGATCGCCCAAAGATTGAAACCAACTCAGTCTTGCCCCTGAATCGCAAAGATTTGCGGAGCAATAAACGCCTGAGGCAGAAGCTGGACAGGACGTTCAGCAACCAGAGGTAGACTCTCGCGAATTTGGCTCGCGACAGCAACGGTTTTCACGTCGTACATCCGGGTAGCCAGCTTAGGATAAACGCCAATCGCGATAATTGGAACAATCAAGCAAGCCGCGATGAATGCCTCGCGAGGATTTACATCCGTCAGATTGAAGCGCTCTACTAAGGACTTGTTCTCCGCCCCGTAGAAGACCTGGCGCAGCATGGAGAGCAAATAGATGGGAGTTAGGATCACACCGATTGCGGCCAGTAAAACAATAGATGTCTTGAACAGGTTGCTGTAAGCATCGCTGGAGGTGAATCCTAAGAAGATAGTCAACTCGCTCACAAAGCCACTCATTGCCGGAAGTGCAAGGGATGCCATCGAACCTGCCGTGAAGAAGGCAAAGGTTGTAGGCATACGCTTGGCCATACCACCCAGTTCGTCCATCGAAAGGGTATGAGCACGCTCATAAACCACACCAGACAGGAAGAACAGAACTGCGGAAATTAGACCGTGAGACACCATCTGTAGAATTGCTCCACTCAAACCGATGGTGGTAAAGGATGCAATTCCCAGTAGGACAAAGCCCATGTGGGCGATCGAGGAGTACGCCATCCGCCGCTTCAAGTTGGTCTGGGCAAAGGCAGTCAGTGACGCATAGATAATACTCACAACACCCAAAATAGCCAATACAGGCGCAAAGTAAGCATGGGCATTGGGCAGCATCTCCATATTCATGCGGATTAAACCATAGCCTGCCATTTTGAGCAGTACGCCTGCCAGAATCATTGAAACGGGAGCCGGAGCTTCGCCGTGAGCATCGGGCAACCAAGTGTGAAACGGAAAGATGGGAAGCTTGACACCAAAGGCAATCAGAAATGCTACATATACGAGGATTTCAAACGGTAAGGAGTACTCCTTAAGCGCCAGCTCCTGCATGCTAAACGTCGTTACATCACCGTAAAAGGCCATTGCAAACGCCGCTAGCAAAATAAATAGAGAACCTGCTGCCGTGTAGAGAATAAACTTAGTCGCAGCATAGAGCCGATTCTGACCTCCCCAAATCGAGATCAGCAAATAGACAGGAACAAGCTCCAGTTCCCACATCAAGAAGAACATCACCAAATCCTGTGCCACAAAGACACCAACCTGGGCAGAGTACATCACCAGGATTAAAACGTAGAAGAGGCGCGTCTTATAGTTGATCTTCCAAGATGCCAAAATGGCTAGCGTTGTAATTAAGCCTGCCAGAATAACCAACGGCATGGACAGACCATCAGCGGCAACGGTCCAATTAAGACCAATCTGCGGAACCCAACTATAGCTTTCAACAAGTTGATAGTTTGGATTTCGCAGATCGTAGTTCTGCCAGAAGGTATAGAGAATAAAGAAGAACTCGGAAACCGCTACTCCCAATGTGTACCAGCGAATAAGCCGACCGTTTTGACTGGGCAAAAACGGAATCGGGATAGAAGCGATCAACGGAAAGACAATCAGGGCAGTAAGCCAGGGAAATTGAGGATCGAGCATGGGTTCGTACCCTAAATCAATGTTGCTGCAGTTGAGACTCAGGCCATCAAATCCTTGATTCAGCGTTCGGACAGGGCTTAATCTGAAACACTCTGATATAAAGAGGCGAGGGAAATCAGCGTAACCATCAACCTGTCGTATCGATATGCATTAGGACGCTGGAAATACAGGTTTCAGCTTAATCAAATGCCCTCGAACCCAAATCCCTAGTCACTACTTGTCTGAGAGACAAGGAACAACTCGACTGTTTCAGCAGTAAGGATTTGTACCTAATCAAGTACCATTATACCCGCTTTTGTTAAGTTAGTTAAACTTAGAT
This genomic stretch from Synechococcales cyanobacterium T60_A2020_003 harbors:
- a CDS encoding NAD(P)H-quinone oxidoreductase subunit 4, which encodes MLDPQFPWLTALIVFPLIASIPIPFLPSQNGRLIRWYTLGVAVSEFFFILYTFWQNYDLRNPNYQLVESYSWVPQIGLNWTVAADGLSMPLVILAGLITTLAILASWKINYKTRLFYVLILVMYSAQVGVFVAQDLVMFFLMWELELVPVYLLISIWGGQNRLYAATKFILYTAAGSLFILLAAFAMAFYGDVTTFSMQELALKEYSLPFEILVYVAFLIAFGVKLPIFPFHTWLPDAHGEAPAPVSMILAGVLLKMAGYGLIRMNMEMLPNAHAYFAPVLAILGVVSIIYASLTAFAQTNLKRRMAYSSIAHMGFVLLGIASFTTIGLSGAILQMVSHGLISAVLFFLSGVVYERAHTLSMDELGGMAKRMPTTFAFFTAGSMASLALPAMSGFVSELTIFLGFTSSDAYSNLFKTSIVLLAAIGVILTPIYLLSMLRQVFYGAENKSLVERFNLTDVNPREAFIAACLIVPIIAIGVYPKLATRMYDVKTVAVASQIRESLPLVAERPVQLLPQAFIAPQIFAIQGQD